The following nucleotide sequence is from Bacteroidota bacterium.
GGATATCGGCCCTGCGTAACACATCCACAATGGTTAGGGCCTCTATTTCTTCGAACCCTTCGGCAAAATGAACAAATGCTGTTTTCATGTTCCGATAATTTTAAGTGATGTTTAAATTTATGAAGTAATTTTCGAAATATTGTGCTCCAGGTAATTTTAAAACCCTTACTCCGGTGTATTGTCTAAAATTTCTCTCAGAAATTCGGTTTCGTACCCTCTCTGTGCAGCAAAGGCACTTAGTTTTTGATAGCGTTTGTAGGGATTCGTCTCCTTTATGGTGTTGTTTTTCTTTTGCAACTCGCGTATGACAAGTGTTTTGTATTCCTTCGCAGGAAAACTTACCAGGCATGTTTCGATGGATTTTGGGGCAATCCCTTTTCGTTTAAGCAAGTACCTTATTTTGTGTTTTCCCCATTTCCCTTGCCGGATTTTATCGTTCACAAAGGCTTGGGTGTAGCGCGCCTCATCAATGTATTTTTCACTCGTTAGTATTTGGCTGATATTGTCGAACTCTCCAGATAAATCCCATTCGTCGAGGCGGGTCTTAATGTCTAAAAGGCACTTTTCGGCTTTGCTGCATAAGTATTTCAGCTTTTCGAGCGCTTCGTCGCTGTTTATTTGTTTTCTTACCTCCATGATTTGATGATGCGGTTTTTCTGATTTAGGTCCTGAATCAACAGATGTTGAGTAAAGCCATCCTTTCTAAAGACATCAATCGTTTCATCGGCTAGCGATTCATTGATTTCAACCCACAAAACACCAGAGGGTTTTAGGTGATTGCTGGCATAAGAGGCAATTGCTTTATAAAACAATAAGGCGTCGGCATCGGGAACAAACAAGGCAGAGTGAGGCTCAAAATCCAGCACATTGGCTTGCATCAGTTGCTGTTCTGCCATACGAATATACGGCGGATTGCTCACAATCAGATCGAAAAGGGGAAAATGAATGTGAGGATGAAGAATATCGTCTAATCTGAAGTCTATTTCCATCTGATGCCGAATGGCATTGCGCCTTGCGGTTTCAAGCGCGCCGGGAGAGATGTCGATGGCAGTTACCTGGGCTCCCATTATGTGTTTTTTCAGTGAAATGGCAATGCAGCCGCTTCCGGTTCCGATATCCAAAATGCGAGGTTGATGCAGCTTGTTGTCCCTGATAATGGAATCAACGAGTAATTCAGTTTCCTGACGTGGAATGAGCACAAGGCCATTCACCTCGAAATTTAAGCCGTAAAAATCAGCTCGTCCCAGTACGTATTGGATAGGCTCATTAAGTGCCAGTCGCTCCAGAATGTTCTTCATTATGCCAATTGGCTCAGAACCGAGTTTTACTTCGGACTGAGTATGAAGCTGAATGGGGCTTAATCCAATTGCAAATTCAGCCGCCAGGGAGAATATGCTGTCTGTCTCCTGTCGATCGTAAATTCCTTTCAGCCTTTCGCGAAATAATAGTTGAAGCTGCTGAAGGGTTTGGGGGTAAAAGATATTCTTTTCCTCTGACATGCAAATAAATTTCAAGGATTTGTATTTTTGACTGTCGCAGGACCTATCGCAAAGCTATGCAGCAAATCTATGAAAAATACATACGCCGGTGCATCGATCTGGCATTAAATGGCAAAGGAAATACCCGCACCAACCCCATGGTAGGTTGTGTAATCGTATACGACGACAGGATTATTGGCGAGGGCTATCATGAGTATTTTGGGGGTCCCCATGCAGAGGTAAACGCCATACGTGCTGTGAAAGACCCGTCGCTGCTGACTAGATGCACCTTGTATGTTAGCCTGGAACCTTGTTCGCATACCGGTAAAACACCTCCCTGCTCCGACCTTATAATCGAAAAAAAAATACCCCGTGTGGTCATAGGTTCCGGCGATCCGAATTCGCTGGTGGCCGGAAGAGGCATTCAGAAACTCCGAAATGCAGGCATCGAAGTGATAGAAGGTGTGCTCCACGAAGAATGTAAGGCTATCAACCACGAGTTTTTTACTTTTCACAGTAAAAAAAGACCCTACATTATACTGAAGTGGGCCCAATCGGCCGATGGCTTTATGGACGTGATTCGGCCAGCCGGCTCTCCGGTGGGCCCTTACTGGATTTCGAACAGCCTATCGCAGCGTATGGTGCACAAATGGCGCACTGAAGTGGATGCTATCTTAGTTGGCACCAATACGGTAATCGCCGATAACCCCTCACTTACGGCCCGTTTGTGGCCAGGCCAATCGCCCCTGCGGGTTGTTCCTGACCGTTTTGGTCGGCTCGACACTTCTTACAAGGTTTTCTCTGCTGAAACCCCTACCCTTGTGTTTACAGAAGAGCAAAAGCCCGATACAGCTTCGGTGCATTACGAGCAAATCAATTTTGGGGAACATGCTCTGGAACAAATGCTCCAGTACCTCTGGGGCATTGAAGTTCAATCGCTACTGGTTGAAGGGGGCAGTAAACTTCTGAAGTCGTTTATCGACCAAAACCTTTGGGACGAAGCCAGGGTATTCACTGGTTCCAGGGCTTTTCATGATGGCTTACCTGCTCCGGTACTACAGCAAGAATGCATAGAAGATATACAAATACTCAACGATCAGTTGACAATTTTCAAACCCATCGCTACTCAGGCAATTTAATTCGACCGGTGTGCTATGTTTTTTTTGTAAATTGCCTCCCACTAAATATTGAATTGCCTTGTTGCTTCGCCCTTTTATATTCTTTTTGCTTTTAGTTTTTTCCGCAGGTAAGGTTTCGGCACAAAATGCCCGGCAATATCTTAAGGCTGGCGATTTACTTTTAGAAAGCGGAATGCCGGATGCAGCCCTTGAAGAGTATTACAAGGCTTATTCCATCGATTCTACCGATGGTAAATTGCATGCTGCCATTGGTCTGGCCCACCTGGCCAAAACCGACAGCCTGAATGCAGCCGAAAACTTCTGCAGGGCTGCAATGCTGGATTACGATGCAGCGGCCAATTACACATTGGCTTCGGAACTTTTTTTACAGCTGAAGGAATATACCAATGCCCGTAGTTGCGCAGATAAAGGTTTAAAGATCAAACCCCGGGACGAGGAGCTCCTTCTGATAAAAACACGCATACTTTTAAAACAGGAAGATTACAATCAAGCCTATACCGTTGCTGAGGCTGCGCTGGCTATCACTGAAACCGCCCGCACTTTGTATTACTTTGGCTTAGCAGCCTTCCATGCCGGAGATACACTTGCTGCCGAAAAGGCTCTCGAAAAAGCAATTATTCGCGACAGCCGGTTTGAAGATGCCTACCTGGCACTTGCAGAAATACAATATACCCTTGGCCTCTACCAATATACCATCGACAATTGCTCAGTAGTTATAATTAGTCTAAATGCTGAAAATGCCAAAGCACTTGCTCTTAGAAGCAATGCCTACCTGCGACAAAACGATACTATCAAAGCTCTTACCGACTTAAACAAAGCACTAATAGTTGGAGGAGATAATTATTCCCTTTACATGCTTCGTGCAGGTATTCATGAGGCTTTAATGGATACTACCCAAGCTATTGCTGATTATACCCAAGCCCTGACGCAAATCGATACCTCTATGGACGCCCTTACAAAAAGAGCAGCTCTGTATGCATTGCTTGGCGAAAAGGAAAATGCACTGAAAGATTACCGTCGCATATTGCTGCTGATAGGTACCGATGAATCACATGCAAATTTGGCCGGAAAAATCCAACAAAGCATCTTCGACCTTAGCAGGGAGGAAAATGAGCCTGTGCTTACCCTGCTTTCGCCCGAATTAAACGAACAAGCAGAAATAAGGGTAGAAGAAGGCCAAAAGCAGCTGACTGTCTCAGGAACTATCAGTGATGTGTCGGGGGTAAAAATATTGCGGCTCAATAACCTTAACCTAAGCTTTTTACCTTCTGGTGTAGGCGAATACCGTTTCGATACCCTCCTTGCGCTTGAATCGGTCGATTTTATTTCTTTTACCATTGCCGATATTTATGACAACCTCAGCACAGAGACTTATCCTATTATAAAAACAGAAAAAGAAAAACCACGTTTTGAGCTTCAAAACCCCATTATTGGCGAAGAAACTCAAATTTTGCTTCATCCAGACGACAATAGTCTTTACTTCGAAGGCAGGATATTGGATAAAAGTCCGATTGTTTCCATAAAAATTGATGACATCGATGCCAACTTTATCCGGGAGGACTATAATCCCCGGTTTACTGCCATTGTCGATGTCAGGAACAGTGCATCTATTAGCATTTCTGCCACCGATATGTATGGCAATCAATCGTTGCGCGACTTTGCGCTCCTGCGCCCATCGAAACTGAGGTCTGATGAAAGTCCCATGGGCAAAACCTGGCTGGTGGTGCTAGAGAACAACAATTACACACACCACAATAACAGCAGTTTACCAGGGGAAGAAATAAAAAACCTTTTGGAGACTTTTAGTAAATACGAATTTGCCGGACTTATTCACAAAACCAACATGAGCTTACGCGATATGGAATGGTTTTTTTCGATTGAATTACGTGACCTGGTGCGAAACAACAAAGTAAAATCCTTGCTTATCTGGTATTCCGGATTAGGTGATGTGCAGGAAGAAATTGCCTGCTGGTTGCCTGTCGACAGTCGCATCAAGGATGCTTCGGGTTCATATAAAATCAATGCATTAAGGGCTTCATTGGCAAGCTATTCGTCGCTCGAACACCTTTTAGTAATAAGCAGTGCAGGATTGCTTAAAACTTCGGAAAGCCTAATCCCCTACAGCCTCGAAAACTGCAACAATACTGTACTCATCTCAAAAAAATCGGCCCAGATGTTTGGTGCTACTTTTTTAGATACCGGACAAAACCATGCAGTGTTTCTTTCTGCTTTTACCGATGCCTTGCAAGCGAACCCTGCCTCGTGTATTCCTTTAGATGCTCTTTACGAAAGAATATCACTACGCATGGAACAGGAAGGATTGGAAAAGCCCGTTTTGGTTCCTTTCGGAAATCTGGATCACGAGGATGGCACTTTTTTCTTCGTGCGAAAAAATATTCAGGAATGAAGCTCCCCGCAGCAAGCTGACGGGGTATCTGCAAAGGATTTTATTTTATTCGCCTCAAGAGGCGGGGTATTTACCCACGCACCCGCTTTCAGTCCTGATGTAAATCGGGATTCGACTATAAAATTTGGTAATGGTGCCAAAAATAGTTGGTGATTATTTGTTTTAAATTTTGTAAAATACAAGAGTAAATCTAAAGAGGACTTAGGCTCTGCTGGAGAGCAACCTGATAGCAATAAGATTTACCACGGGAATTGGGCCCTGACTAACAATCAGGGCCTTTTTATTCAATTTCTGTGATTATGGCTTAGAAAACTCTTTGGTTTTTATAGTATAAATACCATCTTATAAAGCTTTTACGATGTTCTTTGGATAGTCCTCGGTGTAGAGTTATGTGACTTTTAAGATGTCCAAAAAATGACTCTAATCCATTTGTGGATTTTGGAATTCTGTCATTGTCCAGATAATGGAACATATCAGGCAAAGCCTTCTTAATAACTGTAAATGAACGCCTAACCATTTTATGAGTGTACCAATACCTTCCAGTATCAAAGTTGTAGCTTTTTTGATCTAAGAATTCCTTATGTTTTTCATGCCAGTTGTATAAGTTGACAACCCAATTCCCCCATTGCTCTTTATTCTCAATTTTATGTAACTGGTTTATAATAGTTCTAAGTTCCATACCTGCAATACTCTTGGGGTTCATTGTAAGCCAGATACGACACATTCTTTGAACATGAATAATACACCGTTGAACGGTTACATGTTTACATACTTTACGAATCGCTTTAAGCAGTGATTTATGTCCATCGCATGTTATACTTTCTATTTGGACTCCAAGCTTTAATAGATTTTCCAGGTCTTCTTTCATTTCGTCATACCATTCCCCATCAGTTAATCGATACAACTGTGTGAATTTTATCGTGTTATCTCTGTAAAGAACCAAACAAAGATCTTTACTGAAGTAGGTTCCATCTATCAATAAATTAACCTTCTCTGATGGCTTAACTGCATATACAGGGGATTGTGAGAGATAATAAGAAAACATTCGCTTAAGCGTCCGCTCAGAGTATCCACTGGATTTGCTTATCTGTGGTATCGTTTGTCGTCCAATAACCCAATGCTGAAACCAAACTTTTTGATTTGTTTTCTTTGTAAATAGACTAGCATTAGTGAATAATATACCGCAAAATTGACATTTAAAACGTTGTTTTCCTTGCTGGGTTCCCCATTTGATTAAATTCAAACTTTGACATGCCCAACAACGCTTTTTTTTGATGTTTTCATAAATATAAAAGAGTTAACTGAAACAACTTTCAATTAACTCTTTTGTATCTCAATAGTGACAAGGAATAAAAAACTTTTTACCAACTATTTTTGGCCTCTATATCTAAAATTTCATTTCGTGAACTCATGAAATTTAAGTCTCAAGAATAAAGCATGCCTCTGTACTATCGCCTAAGGAGAAATATGCCACAGAGCCCTAATAAGCGTTTATCAACTGAAGGTGCTAAACGATTTTAGCCACAAAGAATTCTCTGTTAAGTCGGGCAATGTGCGAAAGTGAAATTTCTTTGGGGCATTCAGCCTCACAAGCACCTGTGTTGGTACAGTTTCCAAAGCCCAGTTCGTCCATGGCCTTTACCATATTCTTCACCCTTTCTTTGGCCTCTACCTTGCCTTGTGGCAGGTTGGCGTATTGCGATACCTTTGCAGCCACAAAAAGCATAGCCGAAGCATTTTTGCAGGAAGCTACGCAAGCCCCGCAACCAATGCAAGCTGCGGCATCCATCGCCGTATCGGCATTTCGCTTAGGTATTGGAATAGCGTTTGCATCGGGTACTCCTCCGGTATTTACTGAGACATAGCCACCGGCCTGCATGATTTTATCGAAAGCACTGCGGTCGACTACCAGGTCGCGAATAATCGGAAATGGTTTGGCCCTCCAGGGCTCAATGACAATGGTGTCGCCATCTTTAAACTTCCGCATGTGAAGTTGGCAGGTTGTAACTGCTGTATCAGGTCCATGCGGACGGCCATTAATATAAAGTCCACACATGCCACAAATGCCTTCGCGGCAATCGTGATCGAAACACACCGGTGTGGCAATGTTATCGTCAATAAGCTGCTGGTTTAAGATATCAAGCATTTCGAGAAAAGACGAATCGGGAGAAATACCTTTAAGTTGATACGTTTCGAACTTTCCCTTGGCAGAGGCGTTTTTTTGCCTCCATATTTTAAGTGTCAAATCCATTGCATTCAATTTTATTTTTCGAATAATGAAATCCTCTTGCCGAAGCAGGCTTTATTTTTTATAATTCCGCTGAGCCACCTTAATAAACTCATAATTGAGTGGCTCTTTGTGAATCTGCGGATCTTTGTCGGCTCCTTTAAACTCCCAGGCACCTACAAACATAAAATCGTTGTCGTTGCGCTTGGCTTCTCCTTCTTCGGTCTGATGCTCTTCGCGGAAATGGCCGCCGCAGGATTCTTCACGCATCAGAGCATCGCGGGCCATGAGTTCACCTATTTCGATGAAATCGGCCACCCGACCTGCTTTTTCCAATTCCGGATTAAATTCATCCTTTTCACCAGGTATTTTTACATCTTTCCAGAACGAATCGCGCATCTGTTTAAAGTCTGAAATGGCTTGCTCCAGTCCTTGTTTGTTGCGGCCCATGCCCACCAGGTCCCAAAGTCGAAGTCCGAATTCTTTGTGGAAATAGTCCACCGACTTGTTTCCTTTGATGCTCATAAGCCTATCGACCCGCTGGACTATTTCCTGCTCAGCAGCCACAAACTCAGGTTCGTTGGTTGTCATGCGGGGCGTTAATATATCATCGGCAAGGTAATTCTGAATGGTATAAGGCAATACGAAATAGCCGTCGGCCAGGCCTTGCATCAATGCCGAAGCACCAAGCCTGTTAGATCCGTGATCGGAAAAGTTAGCCTCGCCAATGGCGTAAAGCCCAGGTATGGTAGTCATTAGTTCGTAATCGACCCAGGTGCCACCCATGGTATAGTGAATAGCAGGGTAAATCATCATGGGAGTTTCGTAGGGATTCTCGTCAACTATTTTTTCGTACATCTGAAAGAGGTTGCCATAGCGTTCTTCCACTACGTCCTTTCCCAAACGCTTGATGGAGTCGGAAAAGTCGAGGTAAACGGCCAGTCCGCTGCCTACGCCGTAACCGGCATCGCAGCGTTCTTTGGCTGCCCGTGAGGCTACATCGCGTGGTACCAAGTTACCAAAGGCAGGGTAACGGCGTTCGAGGTAATAATCGCGGTCGGTTTCGGCTATTTCGGTAGGTTTCAGCTTGCCACTGCGTATGGCTTCAGCATCTTCTTTTTTCTTGGGCACCCAAATGCGGCCATCGTTCCGAAGGCTCTCGCTCATGAGGGTGAGTTTCGACTGAAAAGTACCATGCACAGGTATGCAGGTAGGGTGTATCTGCACAAAAGCAGGGTTGGCAAAATAGGCTCCCTTTTTATATACCTGCCAGGCGGCACTGCCATTCGATCCCATGGCATTGGTCGATAGGAAAAAGGCGTTTCCATATCCACCAGATGCAATAACCACAGCGTGCGCAAAATGCCGTTTTATTTTACCGCTAACCAGGTCGCGCGAGATAATTCCGCGGGCTTTACCATCAACCATAACCAGGTTAAGCATTTCGTGGCGGGTAAACAACTCGATTCCTCCCAGGTGCACCTGGCGCATCATGGCGCTGTAGGCACCGAGCAGCAATTGTTGCCCTGTCTGGCCTCGGGCATAGAAGGTACGCGATACCTGTGCGCCTCCGAACGACCGGTTGTCGAGCAATCCGCCATATTCGCGGGCAAAGGGTACACCCTGAGCCACACACTGGTCGATAATAGAGTTACTTACCTCGGCAAGACGGTATACGTTGGCTTCGCGCGAACGGTAGTCGCCTCCCTTAATGGTATCGTAGAAAAGACGGTAGACACTGTCTCCATCATTCTGGTAGTTCTTGGCTGCGTTGATACCCCCTTGTGCTGCAATACTGTGCGCACGGCGGGGACTGTCCTGGTAACAAAAGGCTTTTACCTTAAAACCCATTTCTGAGAGGCTGGCGGCTGCCGAGGCACCGGCAAGCCCTGTGCCTACTACAATAATATCGAGCTTACGTTTGTTCGATGGGTTCACCAGACGTTGAGTGGCTTTGTAGTTTTTCCACTTATCGGCCAGGGGGCCTTCGGGTATCTTAGAGTTCAAAGTTGTCATATCACAAAAAATTAAGCTTACTTAAAAAAATAAATTACCACCGGAATAGCCATAAAACCCAATGTTACAACCAGTGTATACAAAAGACCAAGGCCTTTTATGATAGGGGTATATACCGGATGGTTAAGCCCCAGGGTTTGAAAAGCCGATTGAAAACCGTGGTGAAGGTGAAATCCCAAACCAAGCAAAGCCACAAGGTAGAATACTACAGCACCCAACATTTTAAAGCGGGTAAAGACGAGCGTACCCAGATCGTGGTAGCTTTTACCGTCGTAAACTACTTCGCCCACATCGCCAATGAATTTTGCCTTGATGTAAAAATCGAACAAGTGTAAAATCAGGAAAATGGTGATGACAAGGGCTGTATGAAACATGTATTTGGAAAAAAACGAAAGCTGCGAGTTATTGGCAACCTTATAACCTACCGGACGAGAAAGCATGTTCTGAATACTTAACACTGCCCCATATACCATATGCAGGATAAAACCGCCAAACAAGGCAAATTCCATTATTTTAATGACTTTGTTGGTGCCCATAAAATGGGCTGCTTTGTTAAAAGGCTCAAAGCTGTCCTGTGTAATGATCAGCAGGTTAATGCCCAGGTGAACAAGCAGAAACGAGATGAGAAACAGGCCCATCAGCGACATAAGCAGCTTCTTGCCAATTGAAGAATAAAAAATGTTGCTCATTAGATAAGAATGTTTAAATAGATAGTTAAAACCAAGCTTAAAAGTACCCCGAATTGGCACATTTTGCAACAGCTTGCAGGGCCAATAAAAGTATTTATATTTATTTTAAATTACAACCGCCAGTTATCAGGCTTTTTCATGAAAAATAAATACTTCAGCCTGACTTTTAAAAGACGGACTAACTGTGGAAGATGTTAACTAGAAGGTGCAAGCTACAATCTTGCGTTATCTGAATTTTTTTTCATTATGAGAAGAACAAGGCGTAAAAAAACTATATACCCACGTTGGCACATGAGTAGGGTTCAGCTGTTAGTCTGATAGTTTATTTCTTTTTCTGATAAACCCTTACCCAGTCGATGTACATGTGTTGTGGAAATATGCTTTCTGAATCTGGACGTCCGGCGGTTTTATTTCCAACCGCAACATTCAGCAAAATAAAGAATTCCTTATGAAACTCCGACAAGTAATCGGCAGTAATCGGTGTAGAAGCATATTCATTGCCATCGACCAACCAAACCATCTTTTGGGCATCCCAATCAAGCTCAAAAATGTGGAACGCATCGGCAAACCTGCCCTCTTTATTTTTGTATGAAACTGCTCCCATATTCGCATGTAAACCATCTGCACCGGCATAATGAATATTACACTCTACCACCGAATCGTTTTTGGATCCATATAATTCCAATATATCAATCTCGCCGGATTGAGGCCAGGGTGTGTCGCCTCCATTTTCATCGATATTTGTACCCAGCATCCAAACAGCTGGCCATAATCCATGGCCATAGGGAAGTTTAACGCGGACAACTATCTTACCATATTTCCATGCCTGTTTGTTTGCTGTATTTAAGCGTGCAGAAGTATATTGGTCCATTCCATGTACTTCACTTTCGTGAATCGCTTTTATAACAAGGCATCCGTTTTCGATATATGCATTTTCAGGGCTGTTGGTATAACGTTGCCACTCATCGTTGAAATGTCCGGCTTTCAATTCCTGAAAATTCCAGTTCTTTTCATCGATGGTTGTAGCCTCAAACTCATCCGACCAGGCTAAGTAATAATCCGGTCCGGGGTTATAGTCGGCACTATTTTGGCTAGATGAAGAATCTGAATCATTTGGGGCGCTGCCTTTCCCGGAGTTCGCAAAGGAATGAAGCGAAAGAAACATCATTGAGATAATGGCGAAAATTATTGGTAATCTTTTCATGGTATATTGAATTATTTCATTTGCTAAAATAGGTGCTTTGGTTAGCTCTGAAGCTTCATCCCTCAGCGCAGTTTTCACTAGGCTGCTTTATTTTTTTAGTATCCGCCAAAATTTGTTGTCTATTTATTTTGTCAATTTCCAACATATTATCCATTTCTGTATAATTTCTTTGTCTTTATAAATGTAGCAAATGCTACAAAAATAAAAAAGAGGGTGTCCAAAAATGGGCATCCTCTTTATATTTCTCTTAGTAGGAATTACATTTTAAAAAGAACTTTATAGGCCCAGGCTTCGAGTTGCAGTTTTTCGCCTGCATTCATCACTTCGGTCTGGGAGCTGAAATACTCCTTGTAGGCTCCTTCCATACCACCAGGAACAATTATTTCCTGGTTTTCTGCAGAAAGATTCAATACCACATAAACTTCTTGTTCTCCTTTCGCCCGCTTAAATACAAATACGCTCTGGTGGGTGGTGTCAAGCACCTGCATGCTACCTCCGGCTGCTCCGTTCCAGAATACCTCATTTTCTTTTTTCAGACTGGTAAGCGATTGATAAAAGGGCACCATGCTTTCGTTACTCCAGTCGACCTGGTCTTTTTCGAAAAACTCAAGTCTTTTGTTCATTCCCGCTTCTTGTCCGGTGTAAAGCAAAGGCATGCCAGGAAGGGTAAAGCTCATTACAGCGAAAGTTTTTACTCCCTCACCCATGCGTTCGAATTCGGTGCCGTTCCACGAATTCTCGTCGTGGTTGGTAATGAAGTTCATACGGATTACGGATGGTGGGAAAATGGTATCGTAACGTACAAAATACTCCCGGAGAGCCGATACGCTATCGGCTTTTTTAGCCAGCTGATTCATAATATGGTGCATGTGCCAGGCATAGTTCATGTCGAAAGCTTTTTCCATGAGTCCATAGGTATGTTCGTCTTCGGCCAGCATAAAAACGGGTTTAATGCTATCAAGTGCCACGCGGGCTTTGTTCCAGAACTCTACGGGTACCATTCCGGCCACATCGCAGCGGTAGCCGTCGATATCGGTCTCTTCGACCCAGAATTTCAAAGCATCAATCATAGCCTGATGCAGCCCCTGCTGCTTGTAATCGAGCTGGCACACGTCGGACCAATCGGCAGGGTAGTACATGTTGCCCAGCGAATCTTTGGCATAATATTCAGGGTGTTCGGTAATCCAGTTGTTGTCCCACGAGGTATGGTTGGCTACCCAGTCGATGATGACATACATTCCTTGCATGTGTGCTTCTTCAACCAAGGTTTTGAAATCGTCGAGTGTGCCAAAATCGGGGTTAACAGCCTTATAATCTTTCACCGAGTAATAGCTTCCCAGGCTTCCTTTGCGGTTTTTTTCGCCGATGGGGTGTATGGGCATCAGCCACAGTATGTCTACTCCCAACTCCTTTAGCCTAGGCAGGTGAGGTATAAATGCGTCGATGGTTCCCTCGGGGGTATATTGCCTCAGG
It contains:
- a CDS encoding alpha-glucosidase C-terminal domain-containing protein, with the protein product MALSLLACGTKPQPKQLEPVTFVKRTATTVDWAKDAVIYEVNLRQYTPEGTIDAFIPHLPRLKELGVDILWLMPIHPIGEKNRKGSLGSYYSVKDYKAVNPDFGTLDDFKTLVEEAHMQGMYVIIDWVANHTSWDNNWITEHPEYYAKDSLGNMYYPADWSDVCQLDYKQQGLHQAMIDALKFWVEETDIDGYRCDVAGMVPVEFWNKARVALDSIKPVFMLAEDEHTYGLMEKAFDMNYAWHMHHIMNQLAKKADSVSALREYFVRYDTIFPPSVIRMNFITNHDENSWNGTEFERMGEGVKTFAVMSFTLPGMPLLYTGQEAGMNKRLEFFEKDQVDWSNESMVPFYQSLTSLKKENEVFWNGAAGGSMQVLDTTHQSVFVFKRAKGEQEVYVVLNLSAENQEIIVPGGMEGAYKEYFSSQTEVMNAGEKLQLEAWAYKVLFKM